The DNA sequence AAATCGGTGCACTTCCATCTCCTGCTGGACCGGATGGCCCCCGGGGACATCGCCGAGCTCCGGAAGACGATCCTCCGCAACGCCGGCGAGAAGAAGGGGTTCCTCCACGCGATCCGCCCGGGAGAATTCGACGCGGTGATCGCCCTGCCCGACGGATGCGGCGTGTCGCCGTCCCTCGATCTGGCGCGGGACCTCCGCGGCCGCTTCGGCTACGACGTCCTGCGTCTCCACGGATGATCCCGGAATCGCGCGACGAGCGCGCCCTCCTTGTCTACGCCCACCGGAAGCGGGCACGCGGCCCGGCGGCGGCGCTGGACGTCGCCGAGGTGATGGACGAGCTGAAGGACCTGGTCCTCGCGGCGGGGGCGACGGTGGCGGCTTCCCGCGTGCAGGGGGTCGACTCGGAGAACCCGGCCACGATCGTCGGGAAGGGGACCCTGGTCCGCCTGAAGGAGGAGATCGAGACGCTGGGGGCGAACCTGGTGGTCTTCCAGAACCTGCTCAAGCCGAAGCAGCAGGCGCTTCTCGAAGAGGAGCTCGACGTGAAGACCCTCGACCGGCGCGAGGTCATCCTCGACATCTTCGCCCGGCGCGCACGCACCCGGGAGGGGAAGCTCCAGGTGGAACTCGCCCAGCTGTCGTTCCGGCTCGGGAGGCTCGCGGGGGGACGGAAGGAGCTGTCGCGGCTCGGCGGCGGGATCGGGACCCGGGGACCGGGGGAGAAGAAGCTCGAGGAGGATCGCCGCCGCATCCGCGCGCAGATCCGGCAGCTTGAGCGGGAGCTGACCACGGTGCGCAGGACGCGTTCGCTCCATTACCAGCGGCGGCGCGAAGTCGGGTTCCCGGTGGTCGCGCTCGTCGGGTACACCAACGCCGGGAAATCGACCCTCTTCAACCGTCTGACGGGCGCCGACGTCTTCGTGGCGGACCAGCTTTTCGCCACGCTGGATCCGACCGCCCGGAAATTCCGGCTTCCCGGCGGCAGGGAGGCGATCCTCGTCGACACGGTGGGGTTCATCCACGACCTTCCGGCGGAGCTGCGGCAGGCGTTCCTCGCGACCCTCGAGGGGATCGGCGAGGCGGACCTTCTCCTCCACGTCGCCGACGGAAGCTCCGACGCGGTGGAGAGCAACGTCGGATCGGTGAACACGATCCTCGGGGAGCTGTCGTTTCGCGAGAAGCCGATCCTCCTCCTGATGAACAAGCACGACCGCTGCCCCCCCGGGTCGACGCCGCAGGAAGGGGCGATGTGGATTTCCGCGAAATCGGGGGAGGGGATCCCGGAGCTGCTGACGCTGATCGAAAGGGAGCTATGGTTTCACCGCCCGCAAGAGATCGCTTCGACACCGCCCGCCTGATCAACATCGCGAACGGGCTGACGGCGGCGCGCGTCCTCCTGGTCCCGTACTTCGCCTACCTCCTGATCTCCGAGCGGGAGAAGGCGGCTTTGCTGGTGTTCATCGTCTGCGGCGCGACGGACGCCCTCGACGGATTGCTGGCCCGCTGGCTGCGGCAGCGGACACTGGCCGGGACGCTTCTCGACCCGATCGCCGACAAGCTGATGATGGCGACCGCCTTCATCGTGCTCACCTACATCCACATCGTCCCCCTGCGGCTCGCGATCATGGTGATCAGCAGGGACGTCATCATTCTCGTGGGGAGCTTCCTCTACCTCCTCCTGTTCGATGCGAGCGACATCCGGCCGACGGGGCTCAGCAAGGCGAACACGGTGATCCAGATCCTGACGGTCATCTACTTCCTCTCGGTCGCCGCGTTCCCCGCGGAGACGAAGGCGCTGGGAGCGGGGACGGGCAGCATCCCCAACCGCGCTGTCGCGCTGGTCTGCGCATTCACAACGGTCGCCTCCGGGCTCCAGTACCTGTATATCGGCCTCCGGAAGCTTTCCGATGCGTGAGGTCCCCGGGGAGGGTCCGGCGCAAGGCTCTCCCCGCGCCGGGGTCGGCGTCGAGGCCGTGGCGCCCGGGTCTCCCGCCGAACGGGCCGGGATCGTCCCCGGAGACCGGATCCTCTCCGTGGCGGGCCGCGCGGTGGAGGACCTCCTCGACCTCCATTTCCTCACATCGCGGAGCCGGTTCACCATCGCGTGGCGGGACGCGTCGGGGGCCGTGCGGGAAAAGGGGATCCGGCTGCAGGGGAAGACGCCGGGAATTTTTCCGGAGCCGATCCGGGTCCGGCGTTGCCGCAACCGGTGCATCTTCTGCTTCGTCCACCAGCTGCCGAAAGGGCTCCGCCGCGCCCTGTACGTGAAGGACGAGGACGTGCGTCTCTCTTTTCTTCACGGACAATACGTCACCTTTTCGGACCTTTCCGGGGAGGAGGCGGCGAAGATCGTCCGGTACCGCCTCTCGCCGCTGTACGTGTCGATCCACACGACCGACCCGGGCCTGCGGCGGCGGATGCTGGGGAACCCCCGCGCGGCAGACGTGATGCGCGTGATGGGGGAACTGATCCGGTCCGGGATCGTCCTTCACGGACAGATCGTCGTCTGCCCCGGCGTCAACGACGGCGACGAGCTTGCGCGGAGCCTCCGGGAGCTCTCCGGCCTGCGTCCCGGGCTCCGTACGGTGGCGGTGGTTCCGGTGGGACTGACGTCCCATCGGGACGGGCTGCCGCCCCTGCGCCCGGTCACGCGCGATCAGGCGCGGCAGACGCTTGATCTGCTCGGCGCGCTTGGCAGGGAATTCGGGAAGAGCGCGGACGGGGAGCCGTTCGCGGTCGCCGCCGACGAATATTACCTGATGGCGGGACGGGACGTTCCCGGCCGCCGCTCGTACGGGTCTTTCGCGCAGATCGAAAACGGCGTGGGACTGGTACGGCGATTCCGGGACGAAGCGGCCTCCCTCTTCCGTCGGAAACGGTGGCCGGGAGGAGCCGCCGGGGGGACGGTCGTGACGGGACGGTCCGCGTCGCGACTTGTGGCCGGATTCCTTGAGGAATTCTCTTCCCGCGCGGGTGCCCGGTTCGTCGCGCTTCCGGTCGCCAACCGGTTGATGGGGGAAAGCGTCACCGTGACCGGACTGCTCGGCGGAAACGACATCGCATCCGCCGCCCGGGGCAATGTCCGCGGGACGCTCTACATCCCCTCCGTCACCCTTCGGGACGCGGGGGACCTGTTTCTGGACGGGCTCACCCCGGAGGAGGTTTCCAGGCGGACGGGTGCGCCCGTCACCCTTTTCGCGCCGACGCCGAGAGGGTTCCTCGACGCGGTCTATCCACGGAACCGGCCGGAATATCATTGACAATTCCTTCCACAGTCGGTAAGTTTATGGATCCTGATCGGAGGGATGGGCGATTAGCTCAGATGGTTAGAGTACCTGCTTGACATGCAGGGGGTCACTGGTTCAAGTCCAGTATCGCCCACCATTTCTCCATCGAATGGCGCGCACCGCATTCGGCACCTCAATGTGCCGGCAGGGCGCGGGAATTTGCTTTTTTTTGACGGAAATCCGCAGGGAGTACGCGCAGGGATGACGCTCCTCGAGCTCGCCAGGAAAGAAGGGAAGGCGAAGGTCGCCATCGCCGCCAGGGTGGACGGCCTCGTGACGGACCTTGCGCGCCCGCTTCCCGACGGGGCGAAGGTCGAGTGGGTCCTACCGTCCGACCCGGACGGCGTGGAGCTCCTCCGGCACAGTACGGCGCACGTGATGGCCGCCGCCGTCAAGGAGCTCTTCCCGGGGGCGCTGATCACGATCGGCCCGGCCATCGGAAACGGTTTCTACTACGACTTCGACGTCGAGACGCCGTTCACTCCGGAGGACCTCGTCCGGATCGAGGAGCGGATGCGGGAGATCGTCAAGGCCGATCGTCCGTTCGTTCGTGAAGAGGCGACGAAGGAGCAGGCGCGCGCGCTGTTCCCGGGGGAGCCGTACAAGGAGGAGCTGCTCGCCGACATCCCCGACGAGACCGTTTCCCTCTATCGCATGGGAAATTTTCTCGACCTGTGCCGCGGGCCGCACGTTCCGGGGACGGGCCGGATCGGGGCATTCCGCCTGATGAACACCGCCGGGGCGTACTGGCGAGGCGACTCGAGGAACAGGATGCTGACGCGCATCTACGGGGTCGCCTTTGCGTCGAAGAGGGAACTCGACGAGCACCTGCGGATCCTCGAGGAGATCAAGAAGCGCGACCACCGGAAGTTGGGCCGCGAGCTCGACCTGTTCAGCGTGAACGACGACATCGGCCCCGGGCTCATCCTCTGGCATCCGAAGGGGGCGGTCGTCCGCAGGGTCATGGAGGATTTCTGGCGGGACGAGCACGCGAAGGCGGGGTACGACCTGGTCTTCTCGCCGCACATCGCGCGCCTCGACCTCTGGCGGGTCAGCGGTCACACGGATTTCTACCGGCAGGCGATGTTCTCCCCGATCGACATCGAGGGGCAGGAGTACCAGCTGAAGCCGATGAACTGCCCGTTCCACATCCAGATCTACAAGTCCCGCATGCGATCGTACCGCGACCTTCCGATCCGTTACGCGGAGCTGGGAACGGTGTACCGCTACGAGCCGTCCGGGACGCTGCACGGGCTCCTCCGCGTGCGCGGCTTCACACAGGACGACGCGCACCTTTTCCTGCGCCCCGATCAGCTCGACGAGGAGATCTTCACCCTTCTCGATTTCACGCTCTTCGTGCTGCGGTCGTTCGGGTTCGGGAAATACGACATCTACCTTTCCACCCGTCCGGAGAAGTACGCTGGAGCGCCCGAACAGTGGGACCTCGCCGAGAGCGCGCTTCGGAAGGCCCTCGAGCGGAAGGGAATCCCCTTCGAGGTCGATCCTGGGGAGGGGGTCTTCTACGGGCCGAAGATCGACATCAAGATCAAGGACATGCTGGGACGTTCCTGGCAATGCTCCACGATCCAGGTCGACTTCAACAACCCCGAGCGGTTCGACGCGACGTATGTCGCCGCCGACGGGGCCCCGCAGCGGGCGATCATGATCCACCGCGCGCTGATGGGGTCGCTGGAACGGTTCTTCGGCGTTCTGGTGGAGCACCACGCGGGGGCCTTCCCGGTGTGGCTCGCCCCGGTCCAGGCCGATGTCGTCCCGGTGACCGAGAAGCAGAACGCGTTCGCGCGGGAGGTCGTCGCGAAGCTTCGCGCCGCCGGGTTCCGTGCGGAGGGCGACTACCGCAACGAAAAGCTGGGGTACAAGATCCGGGAATCCCAGGTGAACAAGGTTCCGTACGCGCTCGTCGTGGGCGAGCGCGAGGCGGAAGCGCAAACGGTCTCCCCGCGACGGCGTGGAGGGGAGCAGCTCCCCCCCATGCCGATCGGGTCGTTCATCGAACGTCTCGCCGGGGAAGCGGTCAACAAGGTAGAGTAAAGGAGGACGTCATCGCCAAGGAATCGAGAATCAACGAACAGATCCAGGTCCCCGAAGTCCGGCTCGTGGGCCCCGACGGGGAGCAGTTGGGCGTCGTGAAAACGTCGGAGGCGCTCCAGAGCGCGAGGGCGCAGGACCTCGACCTGGTCGAGGTGGCCCCCATGGCCGCGCCTCCGGTCTGCCGGATCATGGATTTCGGCAAGTTCAAGTACATCACGAGCAAGCGGGAGCAGGAGGCGAGAAAGAAGCAGACCGTCATCCAGGTCAAGGAGATCAAGGTCCGGCCGAAGACGGAAGAGCACGACCTGAACACGAAGCTGAAACATATTCGCCGCTTCCTGGAGGCGGGCGACAAGGTCAAGGTGACCGTCCGGTTCCGCGGGCGGGAGCTCGCCTACGCCTCGCAGAGCGGCTTCGAGGTCCTGAAGCACATCGTGGAGGCGATCGCCGACGTCGCGAAGGTGGAGTCGGCACCGAAGATGGAAGGGAAGACGATGATGGCCATCGTCTCCCCGACGATGCATAAGAAGAAGCCCGCCGGCAGCGCCGAAAAGCCGCAGGCGGCGACCCCGGCGCCCGCGGCGGCGAAGGACGCACCGCAGGCGGCGACCGCGCCACCGGCGCAGAAACAGGAGGGATAGGTCATGCCGAAGATGAAATCGAACCGGGGCGCGAGCAAGCGGTTTCGCGCGACGGGCGCGGGGGGGATCAAGCGCGCCAAGTCCGGGAAGAGCCACATCCTGACGTCGAAGGACCGGAAGCGGAAGCGCGCGCTGCGCAAGTCGGCCCTGGTCCACCACACGAACGAGAAGTCGATCCGCCGCCTGCTGCCGTACCTTTAAGGGCGACGTCCAACAGCGAAGAACAAGGTAGAAGGGAAACGACATGCCTCGCGTAAAAAGAGCCGTACATTCGCACAAGAAGCGCCGCTCGATCCTCAAGCTCGCGAAGGGGTACCGGGGCGGCCACGGGAACCTGCTGCGGTCCGCCAAGGAGGCCGTCGCCCGCGCCCTGCGCTATGCCTATCGCGACCGCCGGAACAACAAGCGGGAGTTCCGGGCCCTCTGGATCGTCCGCGTCAACGCCGCCGCGCGGGAGCACGGGCTCTCCTACAGCCAGTTCCTGTTCGGCCTGAAGAAGGCGGGGGTCGAGGTCGACCGGAAGATCCTCGCCGACCTCGCCGTCAACGATCCCGCGGGGTTCCAGGCGCTCGCCGACCGATCGAAAGCCGCCCTGGCGTAGCGGGAGGTCCTGGGGTTGCCCGGCGCTTCCGGACAGATCACGCGCCTACTCGAGGAGGGGACGGCGGCCATCGCGGCCGCGCGCAGCGAGAGCGACCTCCTCGAGGCGAAGGGCCGCTTCTTCGGGAAGAAGGGCGCCGTCTCCGGAATCCTGAAGGGGGTCGCCGCGCTCCCGGTCGAGGAGCGCAAGGCGGTCGGTGAGCTGGCGAACCGCGCCCGCGCGGAGCTCGAGTCCGCCTTTGACGCCCGGCTCGCCGAGATCCGCGGGAAGGAGCGCCTTCTTCGCGAAGGGCGGGAGCGGATCGACGTCACCCTTCCCGGCAGGGGGCCGATGCCGGGCCACCGGCATCCGGTGTCGCAGACGATGTCGGACATCATCGCGGTCTTTCGCCGCCTCGGCTTCTCCGTCCAGGGGGGACCGGACGTCGAGACGGATTACTACAACTTCGAGGCCCTCAACTTCCCTCCGGAACACCCGGCGCGGGACATGCAGGACACCTTCTACGTCGAGTCGGAGGCCGGCGATCTCGTTCTTCGCACCCACACCTCGCCGGTCCAGATCCGGGCGATGGAGCGGATGAAGCCGCCGGTCCGGATCATCGCGCCCGGCACGGTCTACCGGTCCGACTCCGACATCACCCACTCCCCGATGTTCCACCAGGTGGAAGGCCTCGCGGTCGACCGGGACATCACGATGGCCGACCTCAAGGGGCTGCTCACCGAGTTCTGCCGGCTGACCTTCGGTCCCGAAAAGCCGGTGCGGTTCCGCCCGAGCTACTTCCCGTTCACCGAGCCGTCCGCGGAGATGGACATCCAGTGCGTCATCTGCGGCGGGTCGGGGTGCAGGGTATGCAAGGAGTCGGGGTGGCTCGAGATCCTCGGTGCCGGGATGGTCGACCCCTCCGTGTTCGGCTTCGTCGGGTACGACCCCGAGGAGTACGCCGGCTTCGCCTTCGGCATGGGCGTCGAGCGGATCGCCATGCTGCGCCACGGGATCTCGGACATCCGTCTCCTGTTCGAAAACGACATCCGTTTCCTGTCGCAGTTCTGACGCGGCGGCGGGAAGGAAAGCGTCCCATTGAAGATTCCGTATTCGTGGCTGAAGGAATTCATCGACACGCGTCTTTCGCCTTCGCAGGCGCAGGAAGCTCTCACGATGGCGGGCGTGGAGGTCTCCTCCTGCCGGTTCCTCGGGGAGGGGCTCGACTCCGTCGTCACCGCCCGGATCCTGGATATGCGCCCGCACCCGGATGCCGACCGGCTTTCCCTGTGCAGGGTGACCGACGGGTCGGATACGTTCGGGATCGTCTGCGGGGCGAAAAACATGAAGGCAGGGGACGCGGTCGCGCTGGCGAAGATCGGCGCGCGCCTTCCCAACGGCATGGAGATCAGGAGGGCGAAGATCCGCGGGCAGGCGTCGGAGGGGATGCTCTGTTCGGAGCAGGAACTGAAGCTCGCCGAGGCGTCGGCCGGGATCATGATCCTCCCCGGGGACACCGCTCCGGGGAAGCCGCTTGCCGACGCGCTCGGGCTTTCCGACTGGCTTCTGGAGGTCGAGATCACGCCGAACCGGGGCGACTGCCTCAGCATCCTCGGCGTGGCGCGGGAGATCGCCTCCATCACCGGCGAGAAGATCGTCCTTCCCGATGTCTCGTTCCCGGAAGAGGGGGAGCCGATCGGGGATCTGGTGCGGATCGACGTCTCCGACCCCGACCTGTGCCCGCGGTACACCGCCCGGGTGGTTTCCGGCGTCGCCATCGCCCCTTCCCCGGACTGGATGCGACGGCGCCTCGCGCTGTGCGGGATCCGCCCGATCAACAACATCGTCGACGTCACCAACTACCTGCTGCTCGAGGTCGGACAACCGATGCACGCCTTCGACCTCGATCGTCTCCGCGGGGCGAGGATCGTGGTCGCGGCCCCGAAGGAAACGCTGACCTTCACGACGCTCGACGGGGCGGAGCGGACGATCGCTCCCGGGATGCTCCTCATCCGAGACGGGGAAGGCCCGGTTGCCGTCGCCGGCGTGATGGGCGGGGCGAACAGCGAGGTCGTCGACGGAACGACGCGCGTCGTCTTCGAGAGCGCCCATTTCTTCCCTCCCTCGATCCGCCGGACGGCGAGGCGCCTGGGGCTGTCGAGCGAATCCTCGTACCGGTTCGAGCGGGGAGTCGATCCGGCGGGAACCCTCTACGCCGCGGACCGTGCGGTGTCGCTCCTGTACCGGTTCGCCCCCGCATCCGTCGCGAGGGGAGTGATCGACCTCGACGCCGGAAACGCGAGCCCTCGAACGGTGCCGTTCCGCCCGGAGCGCGCGAGCCGGATCATCGGCAGAGGGTACGCATCCGAGGCCTGCCGGGAGGTCTTCGGGCGCCTCGGGTTCCCGGTCGCCGACCGCGGGACGGGAACCTGGAACGTCACGGTCCCCACGCACCGGTTCGACATCGAGCGGGAGATCGACCTGGTGGAGGAGGTCGCGCGGCTTTCCGGATACGACTCCATTCCGACGACCTATCCCGAATCGAAGGCGCCGGAATTTTCCGGGGACGACACGTTTGCAGACATCCAGGAGAGGGCCTTCGACTTCCTGCGCGGACGCGGCTTTTCACAGGCCGTGAATTTCTCCTTCGTATCGGGCCGGACCTGGGAGCGCCTGGGGGCGTTCCTCGGGTTCGACCCGACGGACGCGGTTCGCCTCCGGAACCCGATCTCGGACGAGACGACCCTGATGCGGCCGCACCTGCTGTCGGGTCTCCTGGCGAACGCGGCGGACAACGTGCGCCGTTTCGTCGGAGACGTCCGGCTCTACGAGGCGGGAAAGGCGTTCGGGAAGTCGTACCTCGAGGGGCACTTCGAGGAGCCCCGGCTCGGGGTGATCCTCTGCGGGAGGCCGCTCCCGGGCGACTGGTCCGGCGTGGACGTTCCCGCGGACTTCTACGACATGAAGGGGATCGTGGAACCGCTCCTGCTTCATCTTTGCGCATCCCCGGTCCACGTCGTACCCACGCGCTTCCGGCCGTTTTTCGAAGCGGGGAAGGCGGCGGACATCCTGCGGGACGGCGAGGTCGTCGGATGGTTCGGGGCGATCCGCAAGGAACTGCTCGATTCGTTCGAGCTCGCGGGTCCCGTCTTCTACGGAGAGATCCGTTTGCGGAAGGCGACCGCTTCGCCGCCGCCGCCGGGGCGGTACGCGCCGCTGCCGAAGTTCCCTCCTGTTTTCAGGGACGTGGCGTGCGTTTTTTTGACAGGGGTGCCGGTGGGCGACGTTCTCGCGATGGTTCGCGAGGTCTCCCCCGAGGTCGAGGAAGCCTCGGTGTTCGACATCTTCACGGGGGATAAGATCGGGGAAGGGAACAAAAGCGTCGGGATCCGGGTGAAACTGCAATCCCTCGAGAGAACCTTGACGGAATCGGAAGTCCATAGTATACATAGCAAAATCGTAAAATTATTGGAGAATCGGTTCGGCGGCAAGATTCGGACCTCTTGAAGCAGCGTAGGAGGCGACATGACGAAAGCGGACCTGGTCGAGATCGTTTATGAAAAAATCGGTGGTCTCTCCAAGAAGGAATCCCAGGACATCGTGGAGAGGATCTTCGAGACGATGAAGACCAGCCTCAAGCAGGGCGACAAGATCAAGATCTCCGGCTTCGGAAACTTCACCCTGCGCGACAAGCGCCCGCGCAAGGGGCGCAATCCGCAAACCGGCGACGACATCGAAATCACCGCGCGCCGCGTACTGACGTTCCGCCCGAGCCAGATCCTGAAGTCTCACATCAACGAACCGGTCAAGCCGTCCTGAGGCGTCCACGGAAGGCGTGACCGCCACCCAGATACCGGACAAGTTCCATTTCAAGATCGGCGAGGTGAGCCGGATCTTGGGTGTGAAGCCTTACGTTCTCCGGTTCTGGGAAACCGAGTTCCAGATCAGCCCCGCGAAGAATCGATCCCAGCACCGCGTGTACAAACGGCAGGAAGTCGAGACGCTCCTCGAGATCAAGCGTCTCCTGTACGAGGAGCGCTTCACCATCGAGGGCGCCCGGGTAAAGCTGAAGGAGCTGGCGAAGGACCGCCAGAGGCAACTGAAGCTGGACCTCGCCGAAAACCCGTACAGGGCGACGCTGCGGCAGGTGAAAAAAGACCTCGCGAGAATCAAGGTGATACTTAAATAGAGAAGCGTCAAGTAGTGGTAATGAAAGCTCATTGCTTCTTGTAATCAATGCGGTGCGGAGAGTCGATTGGCGATGGAGCGCGGCGATCGCCCCTGGGGATATTACCTGGTCCTGCACGAGGATGCAGGGTACAAGGTGAAGCAGTTCATCGTGAAGCCGGGCAGCCGCCTGAGCCTCCAGCGGCACCGGTTTCGGTCGGAGCATTGGCAGGTGGTCCGCGGCGAGGCGGAGGTGACGCGCGGCAAGGAGGTCGTCCGGCTCCTCCCTGGAGGATCGATCGACATTCCGCTGGGCGCCCTGCATCGGGTGGAGAGCGTGGGGAAGGAAGACCTCGTCGTCATCGAGGTGCAGATGGGGGAGTATGTCGGAGAGGACGACATCGAGCGGTTCGAGGATGATTATGATCGCGCCCCGCCGCCGGCCGCCCGGAAAATGAAGTGACAACGTTCCCCTCGTCCGGTAGAATCATTTTTCCACGGATCGGGACGTAGCGCAGCCTGGTAGCGCACTTGCATGGGGTGCAAGGGGTCGCTGGTTCAAATCCAGTCGTCCCGACCAGCAAACTCGAGGGGTTACGAGGCACGCTCTCGTAGCCCCTTTTTCCTTGTGAACAAAGGGAGGCTCCATTGGGCGACAGCGGGCACGTGATCCTCGTTTCGAACGACGACGGCGTGCGCTCCGAGGGAATCGTGGCGCTGACCGAGGCACTGAAGGACCTGGGCACCGTGTACGTGGTCGCCCCCGACAGGGAGCGGAGCGCGGCCAGCCACTCGCTCTCTCTCACCCACCCGTTGCGGGTGGAGAAAGTCTCTCCCCGCGTATACTCCGTCGACGGCACGCCCACCGACTGCGTCAACCTGGGCGTGAACGGCATCCTGCGGGGGAAGAAGATCGACCTGCTCGTCTCCGGGATCAACAAGGGCGCGAACCTGGGCGACGACATCACCTATTCCGGCACCGTTTCCGCGGCGATGGAGGGGACGCTGCTCGGGATCCCTTCCATCGCGGTCTCGCTGGTCACCCGTACCCGGTTCCGGTTCGACACGGCCGCGGCGATGGCGATGGACGTGGCGCGAAGAGTCCTGAAGCGGGGTCTGCCGGAAGATACCCTGCTGAATGTCAACGTGCCCAACGCCGCGCGCGAGGAGATCAAGGGCGTTCGGGTCACGCGGATGGGGAAGCGGGTCTACGGCGACATGATCGTGGAGAAGCGCGACCCGAGGGGAAGGAAGTACTACTGGATCGGCGGCGACCACCTGAACAGCGAGGATGTCCCGGGCTCCGATCTCGAGGCGATCGAAGAGGGATTCATCTCCGTGACCCCGATCCACCTGGACCTGACGAACTATTCGGCCCTCCGGGCCTTGCGGAAATGGACCTGGTGAGGGAATCCATCCTCCGCCGGCGCATGGTGGAGGAACAGATCCGTCGCCGGGGAGTTCGCGACGTGCGCGTGCTTTCGGCGATGGAAGAGGTCCCGCGGCACCTCTTCGTCCCGAGGGAGCTTCGGCACCTCGCGTACGCCGACGAGCCTCTTCCCATCGGCGAAGGGCAGACGATCTCCCAACCGTTCATCGTCGCCGAGATGACCGCCGCGCTCCGCCTGTCGGGCACGGAGAAGGTCCTCGAGATCGGGACCGGTTCGGGATACCAGGCGGCCATTCTTGCGCGCCTCTGCCGCGAACTCGTGACGATCGAGCGGATCGCGTCCCTCTCCGCCGACGCGCGGAGGCGCCTTGCGGGGATGGACGCGGGGAACGTGACCTTCGTCGTCGGGGACGGATCAGTCGGGTCGCCCGAACATGCGCCGTTCGATCGCATCCTCTCCGCGGCCGCGTCGCCGTCCGTCCCCGCCCCCTGGGTCTCCCAGTTGTCGGAGGGCGGCATCATCGTCCTGCCTGTGGGGGATCGGTACGAACAGGAGCTTACCCGCGTCACCCGCCGTGGAGACCGCACCGACGCCGAAACTCTCGGCGGATGCCGCTTCGTTCCCCTCGTCGGATTGTACGGCTTCCAGGGTTGACCCTATAATGGAGGGGAGATGCCGACCAGCGACCTGAAGAAGCGGATCCGAAACATCCCGGACTTCCCGAAGAAGGGGATCCAGTTCAAGGACATCACGACGCTCCTGTCCGACCCGTCCTCCTTCCAGAGGGCGATCGACCTGATGGCGCACCGTCACTTCGCGAAGGGGATCGAGGCGGTCGTAGGGATCGAGGCGCGCGGATTCGTGATGGGCGCCGCGATGGCGTACAAGCTTGGCACGGGCGTCCTGCTGGTGCGCAAGGCCGGGAAATTGCCGTTCAAGACGGTGACGGCTTCCTACGACCTCGAATACGGGAAGGACCGCCTGGAGATCCACGAGGACGCGATCCGTCCCGGGATGAAGGTCGTCGTGGCGGACGATGTGCTGGCGACGGGCGGGACCGTCTCCGCGGTCGTCGGGCTGCTGAAACGGCTCGGGGCCGATGTTGTAGAATGTTGCTTCCTCGCGGAGCTCACCGATTTGCGGGGACGCGAACATCTGAAGGGACAGAAGGTGTTCTCGCTGCTTCAGTTCGAGGATTGACGAAGGCGGTGAGGGATGCGCCCCCGTAGCTCAGGTGGACAGAGCAGAGGTTTCCTAAACCTTTGGCCGGGTGTTCGAGTCACCCCGGGGGCGCCAATAATAACAATGGGTTACGTCTTCCCCATTGCCCGCATAC is a window from the bacterium genome containing:
- the hflX gene encoding GTPase HflX — translated: MIPESRDERALLVYAHRKRARGPAAALDVAEVMDELKDLVLAAGATVAASRVQGVDSENPATIVGKGTLVRLKEEIETLGANLVVFQNLLKPKQQALLEEELDVKTLDRREVILDIFARRARTREGKLQVELAQLSFRLGRLAGGRKELSRLGGGIGTRGPGEKKLEEDRRRIRAQIRQLERELTTVRRTRSLHYQRRREVGFPVVALVGYTNAGKSTLFNRLTGADVFVADQLFATLDPTARKFRLPGGREAILVDTVGFIHDLPAELRQAFLATLEGIGEADLLLHVADGSSDAVESNVGSVNTILGELSFREKPILLLMNKHDRCPPGSTPQEGAMWISAKSGEGIPELLTLIERELWFHRPQEIASTPPA
- a CDS encoding CDP-alcohol phosphatidyltransferase family protein, which translates into the protein MVSPPARDRFDTARLINIANGLTAARVLLVPYFAYLLISEREKAALLVFIVCGATDALDGLLARWLRQRTLAGTLLDPIADKLMMATAFIVLTYIHIVPLRLAIMVISRDVIILVGSFLYLLLFDASDIRPTGLSKANTVIQILTVIYFLSVAAFPAETKALGAGTGSIPNRAVALVCAFTTVASGLQYLYIGLRKLSDA
- a CDS encoding DUF512 domain-containing protein gives rise to the protein MREVPGEGPAQGSPRAGVGVEAVAPGSPAERAGIVPGDRILSVAGRAVEDLLDLHFLTSRSRFTIAWRDASGAVREKGIRLQGKTPGIFPEPIRVRRCRNRCIFCFVHQLPKGLRRALYVKDEDVRLSFLHGQYVTFSDLSGEEAAKIVRYRLSPLYVSIHTTDPGLRRRMLGNPRAADVMRVMGELIRSGIVLHGQIVVCPGVNDGDELARSLRELSGLRPGLRTVAVVPVGLTSHRDGLPPLRPVTRDQARQTLDLLGALGREFGKSADGEPFAVAADEYYLMAGRDVPGRRSYGSFAQIENGVGLVRRFRDEAASLFRRKRWPGGAAGGTVVTGRSASRLVAGFLEEFSSRAGARFVALPVANRLMGESVTVTGLLGGNDIASAARGNVRGTLYIPSVTLRDAGDLFLDGLTPEEVSRRTGAPVTLFAPTPRGFLDAVYPRNRPEYH
- the thrS gene encoding threonine--tRNA ligase — encoded protein: MTLLELARKEGKAKVAIAARVDGLVTDLARPLPDGAKVEWVLPSDPDGVELLRHSTAHVMAAAVKELFPGALITIGPAIGNGFYYDFDVETPFTPEDLVRIEERMREIVKADRPFVREEATKEQARALFPGEPYKEELLADIPDETVSLYRMGNFLDLCRGPHVPGTGRIGAFRLMNTAGAYWRGDSRNRMLTRIYGVAFASKRELDEHLRILEEIKKRDHRKLGRELDLFSVNDDIGPGLILWHPKGAVVRRVMEDFWRDEHAKAGYDLVFSPHIARLDLWRVSGHTDFYRQAMFSPIDIEGQEYQLKPMNCPFHIQIYKSRMRSYRDLPIRYAELGTVYRYEPSGTLHGLLRVRGFTQDDAHLFLRPDQLDEEIFTLLDFTLFVLRSFGFGKYDIYLSTRPEKYAGAPEQWDLAESALRKALERKGIPFEVDPGEGVFYGPKIDIKIKDMLGRSWQCSTIQVDFNNPERFDATYVAADGAPQRAIMIHRALMGSLERFFGVLVEHHAGAFPVWLAPVQADVVPVTEKQNAFAREVVAKLRAAGFRAEGDYRNEKLGYKIRESQVNKVPYALVVGEREAEAQTVSPRRRGGEQLPPMPIGSFIERLAGEAVNKVE
- the infC gene encoding translation initiation factor IF-3, whose translation is MAKESRINEQIQVPEVRLVGPDGEQLGVVKTSEALQSARAQDLDLVEVAPMAAPPVCRIMDFGKFKYITSKREQEARKKQTVIQVKEIKVRPKTEEHDLNTKLKHIRRFLEAGDKVKVTVRFRGRELAYASQSGFEVLKHIVEAIADVAKVESAPKMEGKTMMAIVSPTMHKKKPAGSAEKPQAATPAPAAAKDAPQAATAPPAQKQEG
- the rpmI gene encoding 50S ribosomal protein L35; its protein translation is MPKMKSNRGASKRFRATGAGGIKRAKSGKSHILTSKDRKRKRALRKSALVHHTNEKSIRRLLPYL
- the rplT gene encoding 50S ribosomal protein L20 — its product is MPRVKRAVHSHKKRRSILKLAKGYRGGHGNLLRSAKEAVARALRYAYRDRRNNKREFRALWIVRVNAAAREHGLSYSQFLFGLKKAGVEVDRKILADLAVNDPAGFQALADRSKAALA